The Niastella koreensis GR20-10 genome includes a window with the following:
- a CDS encoding reverse transcriptase family protein gives MADNRSIRQELYDRIRESSKDSVVLEEMKRMGFWANNEDRPSIPELLIKKEVELNKELSKLYDEKRKYQNKEAVLKEMRLKRMLDSREKQAANKKKKELQRLEKAEAWKKQKQTEIIYLGEGVSVGLNNTDNNVALLQKHGLPVFNNENDLAQAIGIPLKELRFLSFARKVSTVSHYRKFYIPKKSGGKRLISAPMPRLKSVQYWILENIFNKVAIHPAVHGFALQRSIISNAQPHIGKAVVINIDVKDFFPSIHYKRVKGLLQQLGFSEKIAVILALLCTEAVTEEVTIDGQHYFVQKGNRVLPQGAPTSPAITNILCYKLDKRLQGLANKNQCSFTRYADDITFSFDNAQTNAQQLVWRIKKVLQDEGFTVHPDKIRIMRKGAHQEVTGIVVNEKAGIPRKKLRQFRAVLHQLKTKEASALKWGNGNLASAVTGYANFVKMVKPAQGAAFQQQIVALLQTNRLQNPVSVTTTPKNTPTPPTQNNSNEPKKDDDKPWWNVV, from the coding sequence ATGGCAGATAACAGATCGATCCGTCAAGAGTTATACGACCGCATCCGCGAATCTTCTAAAGACAGTGTGGTGCTGGAAGAAATGAAACGTATGGGCTTTTGGGCCAATAACGAAGATCGCCCCAGCATACCTGAGCTGCTTATAAAAAAAGAAGTAGAATTAAATAAGGAGCTCAGTAAACTGTACGACGAAAAACGGAAGTATCAGAACAAAGAAGCCGTGTTAAAAGAAATGCGGCTGAAACGGATGCTTGACTCCCGGGAGAAGCAGGCTGCCAACAAAAAGAAGAAAGAACTCCAACGCCTGGAAAAGGCCGAAGCCTGGAAAAAGCAAAAACAAACGGAGATCATTTATTTGGGTGAAGGCGTTTCTGTTGGGTTGAACAATACAGATAACAATGTAGCCCTTTTACAAAAACATGGGCTGCCTGTTTTTAATAATGAGAATGATCTCGCACAAGCCATAGGCATCCCCTTAAAAGAATTACGTTTTTTATCTTTCGCCCGTAAAGTATCTACCGTATCGCATTACCGTAAATTTTATATTCCTAAAAAATCTGGCGGCAAACGACTGATCTCGGCGCCCATGCCGCGCTTAAAAAGCGTTCAGTACTGGATCCTGGAGAACATCTTTAACAAAGTGGCCATTCACCCGGCTGTGCATGGTTTTGCTTTACAACGTTCCATTATCAGCAATGCCCAACCGCACATAGGTAAAGCGGTAGTGATAAACATCGATGTAAAAGATTTCTTCCCCTCTATTCATTATAAAAGAGTAAAAGGGTTATTACAACAATTAGGATTTTCTGAAAAGATTGCGGTAATACTCGCCTTGTTATGTACCGAAGCCGTTACGGAAGAAGTAACCATTGACGGTCAGCATTACTTCGTACAAAAAGGCAATCGCGTATTACCCCAGGGAGCACCTACCAGTCCTGCTATTACAAACATCTTATGTTACAAGCTGGATAAACGCCTCCAAGGGTTAGCGAACAAAAACCAATGCAGCTTTACCCGCTATGCCGACGATATCACTTTCTCTTTTGATAACGCCCAAACCAATGCACAGCAACTGGTTTGGCGTATTAAAAAGGTTTTGCAGGATGAGGGTTTTACCGTTCACCCAGATAAGATCCGAATTATGCGCAAGGGCGCTCACCAGGAAGTAACGGGGATTGTTGTTAATGAAAAAGCTGGCATTCCCCGTAAAAAGTTACGCCAGTTCAGGGCCGTATTGCACCAGTTAAAAACAAAGGAAGCCAGTGCATTAAAATGGGGCAACGGTAACCTGGCCAGCGCAGTAACCGGTTATGCCAATTTTGTAAAGATGGTAAAACCGGCACAGGGCGCAGCTTTTCAACAACAAATTGTAGCCCTGCTTCAAACAAACAGGTTACAAAACCCGGTAAGCGTAACAACCACACCCAAAAACACCCCAACACCGCCCACTCAAAATAATTCCAACGAACCTAAAAAAGACGACGACAAACCCTGGTGGAACGTAGTCTGA
- a CDS encoding rhomboid family intramembrane serine protease, with the protein MVDLRPRGIQSIPLVIKNLIIINVLVWVAELTFGGNFIGLLKLHYHKSPNFRIWQLMTHMFLHDPSSIGHLLWNMFALWMFGSALEENWGAKRFLLFYLISGVGAALIQLGVLAVEMNYLDYKFGLADAATQQGLILRAGGIYYFGAYGASGAITGVMAAFAYLFPNYPVQMFMIPVPIKVKYLVIAYFLIDLFAGINPQEGDDVAHFAHVGGAIVGLILVTTMNKNNRRTFY; encoded by the coding sequence ATGGTTGATTTACGTCCGAGGGGTATTCAGAGTATTCCATTGGTTATAAAAAACCTGATAATTATAAATGTGCTGGTGTGGGTGGCAGAATTAACCTTTGGTGGAAATTTTATTGGATTACTGAAGCTTCATTATCATAAATCACCCAATTTCAGAATATGGCAGTTGATGACCCATATGTTCCTGCATGACCCTTCCTCCATTGGCCACCTGCTTTGGAACATGTTTGCATTGTGGATGTTTGGGTCGGCCCTCGAAGAAAACTGGGGCGCCAAACGCTTTCTGCTTTTTTATTTGATCTCTGGCGTGGGGGCTGCCCTGATACAATTGGGGGTTTTGGCAGTTGAAATGAATTACCTGGATTATAAGTTTGGCCTGGCAGATGCTGCCACTCAGCAGGGATTAATTCTACGTGCAGGCGGGATCTATTACTTTGGAGCCTATGGTGCTTCGGGCGCCATAACTGGAGTAATGGCGGCCTTTGCTTACCTATTTCCCAATTACCCCGTTCAAATGTTTATGATACCGGTGCCAATTAAGGTAAAATATTTGGTCATAGCGTATTTTTTGATTGATTTATTTGCAGGTATCAATCCACAGGAAGGTGATGATGTGGCCCATTTTGCCCACGTGGGTGGTGCAATTGTTGGTCTGATTCTGGTAACAACAATGAACAAGAACAACCGGCGCACCTTTTATTAA
- the mnmD gene encoding tRNA (5-methylaminomethyl-2-thiouridine)(34)-methyltransferase MnmD, whose product MQRNLIVTKDGSHTVAIPEWEVSYHSVYGAVQESLHVFIEAGFRHWWNLHGNASQCVVFEMGFGTGLNALLTTLEARRRQRKVFYETVEAFPLEIALVEKLNYCYALEESFWQPVFNSLHTCDWSSVQHITSFFSFKKIKTLLADYIPGNPVDVIYYDAFAPGAQPELWTQPVFEKLFAMLAPGGVLATYCSKGDVRRAMLAAGFQVEKIPGPVGKREMLRGTRLTPKA is encoded by the coding sequence ATGCAACGAAATTTAATTGTCACCAAAGATGGTTCGCACACCGTGGCTATCCCCGAATGGGAGGTTTCTTATCATTCGGTATATGGCGCTGTGCAGGAGTCGTTGCATGTGTTTATTGAAGCCGGTTTCAGACATTGGTGGAACCTGCACGGGAATGCCAGCCAGTGCGTTGTTTTTGAAATGGGGTTTGGCACCGGCCTTAATGCCCTGCTCACCACTCTGGAAGCAAGACGCCGGCAACGCAAGGTGTTCTACGAAACAGTGGAAGCATTCCCGTTGGAAATTGCGCTTGTTGAAAAACTGAACTATTGTTATGCGCTGGAAGAATCCTTCTGGCAACCCGTGTTCAACTCATTGCATACCTGCGACTGGAGCAGCGTTCAACACATCACCAGTTTCTTTTCTTTTAAAAAAATAAAGACGTTGCTGGCCGATTATATCCCGGGCAACCCCGTTGATGTGATCTATTATGACGCATTTGCGCCCGGTGCACAACCTGAACTATGGACCCAGCCTGTATTTGAAAAGTTATTCGCCATGCTGGCGCCTGGTGGTGTGCTGGCAACATATTGCAGTAAAGGTGATGTTCGCCGCGCCATGCTGGCGGCAGGTTTTCAGGTAGAAAAAATACCGGGACCAGTGGGGAAGCGGGAGATGCTCAGAGGAACACGCTTAACGCCAAAGGCTTAA
- the cysS gene encoding cysteine--tRNA ligase, producing MSELKVLNSYTRQKEVFTPITPGHVGLYVCGPTVSGESHLGHARPYVTFDVIYRYLMHLGYKVRYVRNITDAGHFEEEGREAEDKIAKKATLEKLEPMELVTKYTNLFHWGMKQLNNLDPSIEPTATGHIVEQIEMIKKIMEEGYAYEMNGSVYFDVKKYAEHYPYGKLSGRVMEDLLETTRDLEGQDEKRNKQDFALWKAAPPEHIMRWVSPWGEGFPGWHIECSAMSTKYLGAEFDIHGGGMDLQFPHHESEIAQSTICNKHVPARYWLHNNMITINGRKMGKSYNNVIKLTELFSGNHPLLEKAYTGQTIRFFILQTHYRSTLDFSNEALQAAEKGLKRLWEAYEVLQKLETTGLKPTAGDAELDAKVKTLLLELDEFMSDDFNTAKVLANIFELVPVINSIKDKHIAPDALSADTMQLLQQYFKLYLEEILGLKGDEENEDGKLDGVIGLLIEIRKEAKARKDYATSDKIRQQLTQLGILLKDEKDGGVSYSFA from the coding sequence ATGAGTGAACTGAAAGTCCTGAATTCATATACAAGGCAAAAAGAAGTATTTACACCCATTACACCCGGTCATGTGGGGTTATACGTGTGCGGACCTACCGTGAGTGGGGAAAGCCATCTGGGACATGCCAGACCGTATGTTACGTTCGATGTAATTTACCGTTACCTTATGCACCTCGGCTATAAAGTGCGCTACGTTCGTAATATCACCGATGCCGGTCACTTTGAAGAAGAAGGAAGAGAAGCTGAAGACAAGATTGCCAAAAAAGCAACGTTGGAAAAGCTGGAACCCATGGAACTGGTTACCAAGTACACCAATCTCTTTCACTGGGGTATGAAACAGCTGAATAATTTGGACCCAAGTATTGAACCTACCGCTACCGGCCATATAGTAGAGCAGATAGAAATGATCAAAAAGATCATGGAAGAAGGCTATGCCTACGAAATGAATGGCTCCGTATATTTTGATGTAAAAAAATATGCAGAACATTATCCCTACGGTAAACTCAGCGGCCGCGTAATGGAAGATCTGTTGGAAACTACCCGCGACCTGGAAGGCCAGGACGAGAAGAGAAATAAACAGGATTTCGCTTTATGGAAGGCGGCGCCGCCTGAGCACATTATGCGTTGGGTAAGTCCCTGGGGCGAAGGATTCCCCGGCTGGCACATCGAATGCTCGGCCATGAGTACTAAATACCTGGGTGCTGAATTCGATATTCATGGCGGTGGTATGGACCTGCAGTTTCCGCATCACGAAAGTGAAATTGCGCAAAGTACTATCTGCAATAAACATGTGCCTGCCCGTTACTGGTTACATAATAACATGATCACCATTAACGGCCGTAAAATGGGTAAGAGCTATAATAATGTGATCAAGTTAACGGAGCTGTTCAGCGGCAATCACCCCCTGCTTGAAAAAGCATACACCGGACAAACCATTCGCTTCTTTATTCTTCAAACACATTACCGCAGTACGCTCGATTTTAGTAACGAGGCGTTGCAGGCTGCAGAAAAAGGATTGAAACGCCTGTGGGAAGCATATGAAGTATTGCAGAAACTGGAAACCACCGGATTGAAACCAACAGCTGGTGATGCCGAACTGGATGCAAAAGTGAAAACCCTGTTACTGGAGCTGGATGAATTTATGAGCGATGACTTCAATACCGCCAAAGTGTTAGCCAACATCTTTGAACTGGTACCGGTTATCAACTCAATAAAAGACAAACACATTGCACCCGACGCCCTGAGTGCAGACACCATGCAGTTGCTGCAACAATATTTTAAATTATATCTGGAGGAGATCCTCGGACTGAAAGGTGATGAAGAAAATGAAGATGGTAAACTCGATGGCGTAATAGGTTTGTTGATAGAAATTCGTAAAGAGGCCAAGGCAAGAAAAGACTATGCAACCTCCGATAAAATTCGCCAGCAGTTAACGCAGTTGGGAATTTTGTTGAAAGATGAAAAGGATGGCGGGGTAAGTTATTCGTTTGCTTAA
- a CDS encoding rhomboid family intramembrane serine protease, whose translation MLSEDRYRKKIGLGQEGNNLVFLIGVLAIVFCIFKFIWLVYKIAEKDMSAYDQNIFNWLVVPGDFEKMMTRPWTLLSFMFMHSDPWDVLGNILWLWAFGYIFQDLTGNKKLIPLFIYGSFGAALFFSACYNLVPKLVPMGPAVTLVGASAGIMAIAVAATTLAPDYRIFPMINGGIPLWILTVLYLIIDISLIAAQKTPPGAFAHIAGAFVGFLFIYQMRRGHDWSVWMNNFFDWFGNLFNPDRKNWKKTAKTDLHYNTRGTQPYKKIPNITQKRIDEILDKINQQGYRFLTDEEKDILKRAAEDEEL comes from the coding sequence GTGCTAAGCGAAGATAGGTATAGGAAGAAAATAGGATTGGGCCAGGAAGGGAACAACCTGGTGTTTCTGATTGGCGTGTTGGCCATCGTTTTCTGCATTTTCAAATTTATTTGGCTGGTTTACAAGATTGCCGAAAAAGATATGTCGGCCTACGACCAGAATATTTTTAACTGGCTGGTAGTGCCGGGTGATTTTGAAAAAATGATGACGCGCCCCTGGACGCTGCTCTCCTTCATGTTCATGCACAGCGATCCCTGGGATGTGCTGGGAAATATCCTCTGGCTGTGGGCCTTTGGCTATATTTTTCAGGACCTTACCGGAAATAAAAAGCTCATTCCCCTTTTCATCTACGGAAGTTTCGGCGCTGCGCTGTTTTTTAGCGCCTGCTATAACCTGGTGCCCAAACTGGTGCCAATGGGGCCTGCGGTAACCCTGGTAGGGGCATCGGCAGGCATTATGGCCATTGCCGTGGCGGCCACCACGCTGGCGCCCGATTACCGGATCTTCCCCATGATAAACGGCGGTATCCCCCTGTGGATCCTGACCGTACTGTATCTAATCATCGATATTTCCCTGATAGCCGCGCAAAAGACCCCTCCCGGTGCTTTTGCCCATATTGCCGGCGCCTTTGTAGGCTTCCTGTTTATTTATCAGATGCGCCGTGGGCACGACTGGAGCGTATGGATGAATAACTTCTTTGACTGGTTTGGGAATCTGTTCAACCCCGACCGGAAAAACTGGAAGAAGACCGCAAAAACTGATTTGCATTACAATACAAGAGGCACCCAACCCTACAAAAAGATTCCCAACATTACGCAGAAAAGGATTGACGAAATACTGGACAAGATCAATCAGCAAGGCTACCGTTTTCTCACCGATGAAGAAAAAGATATTCTGAAACGGGCTGCAGAAGACGAAGAGTTGTAA
- a CDS encoding endonuclease/exonuclease/phosphatase family protein: protein MARFVRTFTKRLCIILNVVIAVFFLIACSNAWLHPSKWWFFSLLGLGFPVLLLFSFLFLIFWLIFRSKWAVLSALTLLIGFSNIRVFLGMHFAASSFKTQKEKDALRVMTWNVHWFDDHNKKLKEHKDYRKNMIAFIKEQNADVLCFQEFLELGKSFAASNTNAIIQLNYPYYYRVIDYGKAGGRFEAGVAIFSRYPIVDTQRVLYPDPANLRAAESLISADLLVNGKKIRIYTTHLQSVLFQKNDYRSLEIIKSADDSMVMASRSIIKKLRLGYAFRGFQADLVRNKLDSCPYPEVICGDFNDVPNSYTYFRIKGNRQDVFVRKGKGIGRSFTAVSPTLRIDYILANKKFDVLQYNRSLVPWSDHYPVVADIKLREE from the coding sequence ATGGCCCGGTTTGTTAGAACATTTACAAAGCGGTTGTGCATTATATTGAACGTGGTTATCGCGGTTTTTTTCCTGATAGCCTGTTCCAATGCATGGCTGCATCCCTCTAAGTGGTGGTTTTTTTCATTATTAGGGCTGGGCTTTCCGGTGCTGCTGCTGTTTTCATTTCTATTCCTCATTTTCTGGCTCATCTTCCGCTCAAAATGGGCGGTGCTGTCAGCTTTAACACTTCTTATAGGTTTTTCAAATATCCGCGTTTTCCTGGGTATGCATTTCGCCGCTTCTTCTTTTAAAACCCAAAAGGAAAAAGACGCGTTGCGCGTAATGACATGGAATGTGCATTGGTTCGATGACCATAACAAAAAACTAAAAGAACATAAGGACTACCGTAAAAACATGATTGCTTTTATAAAAGAGCAGAATGCGGATGTGCTGTGTTTCCAGGAGTTTCTGGAGCTGGGAAAATCCTTTGCCGCCAGCAATACCAACGCCATTATACAGTTGAATTATCCCTACTATTACCGGGTTATTGATTATGGCAAAGCGGGTGGCCGTTTTGAGGCCGGGGTGGCCATTTTTTCGCGTTACCCCATTGTAGATACGCAGCGGGTATTGTACCCCGATCCCGCCAATTTACGCGCTGCCGAAAGCCTTATTAGTGCCGACCTGCTGGTAAATGGTAAAAAGATCAGGATCTACACCACGCACCTGCAATCTGTACTGTTTCAGAAAAATGATTACCGCAGCCTGGAGATCATAAAATCGGCAGATGACAGCATGGTAATGGCTTCCCGTTCTATTATTAAAAAATTGCGGCTGGGTTATGCCTTCCGGGGTTTTCAGGCTGACCTGGTGCGCAATAAACTGGATAGCTGTCCGTACCCGGAAGTGATCTGTGGCGATTTTAACGATGTGCCCAACTCTTACACTTATTTCCGGATAAAAGGTAACCGGCAGGATGTTTTTGTGAGAAAGGGCAAGGGCATTGGCCGTAGTTTTACTGCCGTATCGCCCACCCTGCGCATTGACTATATTCTGGCCAATAAAAAATTCGACGTATTGCAATATAACCGCTCATTGGTGCCCTGGTCAGATCACTACCCGGTGGTGGCGGATATAAAGTTGAGAGAGGAATAA
- the msrB gene encoding peptide-methionine (R)-S-oxide reductase MsrB, protein MKRVLQSLTLLLLAVIFQQCSYSQSNTPKKVNMDTSKKNTVYSRTDSSKVNISDEEWRKLLPADVYAIAREKGTERPWTSKFEDSKEVGTYYCAACGNPLFKSDTKFESGCGWPSFYQPISKSSIIYLADNSHGMTRTEVECGRCKAHLGHVFDDGPPPTGLRYCINGVVLDFEKAQAAEKKYNEGEQKEAKKGE, encoded by the coding sequence ATGAAGCGCGTTTTACAGAGCCTGACACTGCTGTTGCTGGCGGTAATATTTCAGCAATGCTCTTATTCTCAATCTAATACACCGAAAAAAGTAAATATGGATACATCAAAGAAGAATACTGTTTATTCCCGCACCGACTCGTCGAAGGTGAACATCAGCGATGAAGAGTGGAGAAAGCTCCTGCCTGCCGATGTGTACGCCATTGCCCGGGAAAAGGGAACTGAAAGACCCTGGACCAGCAAGTTTGAGGATTCAAAGGAAGTAGGCACCTATTACTGCGCCGCTTGTGGCAACCCGTTGTTTAAAAGCGATACCAAATTCGAGAGCGGTTGCGGCTGGCCCAGCTTTTACCAGCCCATCAGCAAGAGCAGCATTATTTACCTGGCCGATAATTCGCACGGGATGACCCGTACCGAAGTTGAATGCGGCCGCTGTAAAGCCCACCTGGGCCACGTATTTGACGACGGTCCCCCGCCAACCGGTTTGCGCTATTGCATAAATGGCGTGGTGCTCGATTTTGAGAAGGCCCAGGCAGCGGAGAAGAAGTATAATGAGGGTGAGCAGAAGGAAGCGAAGAAAGGAGAATAA
- a CDS encoding adenylate kinase — protein sequence MFNLILFGPPGSGKGTQSEKLIEKFGWIHLSTGDLLRKEIANETQLGLEAKAFMDKGQLVPDEVVIGMIGSALDANPTAKGFLFDGFPRTTAQAEALDALLTSKASEITLVLALEVGEEELVARLLNRGKTSSRSDDRDESVIRKRLLEYEQKTAAVAHHYAKFDKVAKVKGEGSIEEIFHSLREQIEARQPA from the coding sequence ATGTTTAATCTTATATTATTTGGACCTCCCGGAAGCGGAAAAGGAACGCAATCAGAGAAATTAATTGAAAAATTTGGTTGGATCCACCTTTCTACCGGTGATTTGTTGCGTAAGGAAATTGCCAACGAAACCCAACTGGGTTTGGAAGCAAAGGCTTTTATGGATAAGGGCCAACTGGTGCCTGATGAAGTAGTTATTGGCATGATCGGGTCTGCCCTTGATGCCAATCCAACAGCCAAAGGCTTTTTGTTTGATGGGTTTCCCAGAACAACCGCCCAGGCTGAAGCACTGGATGCTTTACTCACCAGCAAAGCCAGTGAAATAACCCTGGTGCTGGCGTTGGAAGTAGGTGAAGAAGAACTGGTAGCCCGCCTGTTGAACAGAGGTAAAACCAGTAGCCGCAGCGACGACCGCGATGAAAGTGTGATTCGTAAGCGTTTGTTGGAATATGAACAAAAAACTGCCGCAGTAGCTCACCACTATGCCAAATTCGACAAAGTGGCTAAAGTAAAAGGCGAAGGCAGCATTGAAGAGATCTTCCACTCACTGCGCGAGCAGATAGAAGCCCGTCAGCCGGCTTAA
- a CDS encoding DNA-3-methyladenine glycosylase family protein, with the protein MEYTLHLSKDRIIKKLIDNHGILTLKKQKNICTYLCASIMSQQLSTKVADVIYQRFLNLYGGNEPTPEQVVATAPETLRAIGLSNAKVSYVQNVARFAIEHGMEHSRLHKMNDEQVITYLTQIKGVGRWTVEMLLIFALKREDVFALDDLGVQNAMIALYKLDRTDKKRFREDMVRISKKWSPYRTYACMYLWRWKDNPPPLKNR; encoded by the coding sequence ATGGAGTATACCTTACACCTTTCCAAAGACAGGATAATAAAAAAGCTCATCGATAATCACGGCATCTTAACCCTGAAGAAACAAAAAAATATTTGTACTTACCTCTGCGCTTCTATCATGAGCCAGCAATTGTCGACGAAAGTAGCAGATGTCATCTATCAACGATTTTTGAACCTGTATGGTGGCAATGAACCTACCCCTGAGCAGGTGGTTGCCACGGCGCCCGAAACATTGCGGGCCATTGGATTATCCAACGCAAAAGTAAGTTATGTGCAGAATGTGGCCCGCTTTGCCATTGAACATGGTATGGAGCATAGCCGGCTGCATAAAATGAATGATGAACAAGTAATTACCTACCTGACCCAGATAAAAGGCGTTGGCCGCTGGACGGTTGAAATGCTATTGATTTTTGCACTTAAAAGAGAAGATGTATTTGCTTTGGACGATCTGGGCGTTCAGAACGCAATGATCGCATTGTATAAACTCGATCGTACCGATAAAAAGAGATTCCGCGAAGACATGGTACGCATCTCCAAAAAATGGAGTCCTTACCGTACCTATGCCTGTATGTATCTCTGGCGCTGGAAAGACAACCCGCCGCCCCTGAAGAACCGGTAA
- the rlmD gene encoding 23S rRNA (uracil(1939)-C(5))-methyltransferase RlmD, translating into MNRKKKPLLQQVVVEDYAAEGKALSKIDGKVIFIEGAVPGDVVDVQLSKSKKEWGEGKAVHFHSFSPDRVTPFCEHFGVCGGCKWQMLPYEKQLQYKQNEVVQNLKRIGKVQLPAIQPIIGCTETARYRNKLEFTFSNRRYLLPNEIAAAKDAAIDQENALGFHVPRLFDKVIDINTCHLMAEPVNAIKNTIRAYAKENNLTFYDIRFHHGWLRTLIVRVATTGEVMVNVCFGYDDEKERVRLFDHLLKQVPGITTLLYTINPKKNDTIYDLEPKAYHGKGYIIEKLEKLQFKIGPKSFFQTNTRQGERLYQVTRELACLTGNETVYDLYCGTGSIGLFVSDKAKKIIGVETVQEAITDAWENAALNNIEHAKFFAGDVIDVCTSEFFQEHGKPDVVITDPPRAGMHEKLVRKILETSAPLVVYVSCNPATQARDLNLLDEKYEVTHVQPVDMFPHTHHIENVVQLKLRG; encoded by the coding sequence ATGAATAGAAAGAAGAAGCCGTTGTTACAACAGGTTGTTGTAGAAGATTATGCGGCAGAAGGTAAAGCCCTGAGCAAAATCGACGGCAAAGTGATCTTTATTGAGGGCGCCGTACCTGGCGACGTAGTTGACGTTCAGTTGTCAAAAAGCAAAAAAGAATGGGGCGAAGGAAAAGCCGTTCATTTCCATTCGTTCAGCCCCGACAGGGTTACGCCTTTCTGCGAACATTTTGGCGTTTGTGGCGGCTGTAAATGGCAAATGCTGCCTTATGAAAAACAATTACAATACAAACAAAATGAGGTGGTGCAAAACCTGAAAAGGATCGGTAAAGTGCAGCTGCCCGCCATTCAACCCATAATAGGCTGTACTGAAACAGCCCGCTACCGCAATAAACTGGAATTTACTTTCAGCAATCGCCGGTATTTGTTGCCTAATGAAATTGCGGCTGCAAAAGACGCTGCCATCGACCAGGAAAATGCCCTTGGCTTTCACGTGCCCCGCCTGTTCGATAAAGTGATTGACATCAACACCTGCCACCTGATGGCAGAACCGGTAAATGCCATCAAAAACACCATTCGCGCCTACGCAAAAGAGAACAATCTTACTTTTTACGATATCCGTTTTCACCATGGCTGGCTGCGTACCCTTATTGTGCGGGTGGCCACAACCGGCGAGGTAATGGTAAATGTGTGCTTTGGGTACGACGATGAAAAGGAAAGAGTACGCCTGTTCGATCACCTGCTGAAACAGGTACCCGGCATTACTACCCTGCTGTATACCATCAATCCCAAAAAGAACGATACCATTTACGACCTGGAACCGAAAGCCTACCACGGTAAGGGGTACATTATAGAAAAGCTGGAAAAACTGCAATTCAAAATAGGGCCAAAGTCGTTCTTTCAAACCAATACCCGCCAGGGCGAACGTTTGTACCAGGTAACCCGCGAGCTGGCTTGTTTAACCGGCAATGAAACCGTGTATGACCTGTATTGCGGTACCGGAAGCATCGGGTTGTTTGTGAGCGACAAAGCCAAAAAAATAATCGGGGTTGAAACGGTGCAGGAGGCCATTACCGATGCATGGGAAAACGCCGCCCTCAACAATATTGAACATGCGAAATTCTTCGCCGGCGATGTTATAGACGTTTGTACCAGCGAATTTTTTCAGGAGCATGGAAAACCCGATGTGGTAATTACCGATCCGCCGCGGGCAGGTATGCATGAAAAGCTGGTACGTAAAATTCTGGAAACATCGGCGCCGCTGGTGGTATATGTAAGCTGTAACCCGGCTACACAGGCCAGGGACCTGAATTTACTCGACGAAAAGTATGAAGTAACCCATGTACAGCCGGTAGATATGTTCCCGCATACACATCATATCGAAAATGTTGTTCAATTAAAACTAAGGGGCTAA